One segment of Pseudomonas asgharzadehiana DNA contains the following:
- the alkB gene encoding DNA oxidative demethylase AlkB — MPGPTADLFADDALQQPAGREQIGEQSYVLRAYALPWVERLLPELRRVLAQSPFRQMVTPGGFTMSAALSSCGELGWTTDTRGYRYSPLDPRSQQPWPALPDALRELAVLAAADAGFNDFAPDACLINRYVPGAKMSLHQDKNERDYSAPVVSVSLGLPAVFLFGGHARSDKPQKISLFHGDVVVWGGVDRLRFHGVMPIKEGVHPRMGRQRINLTLRTAG, encoded by the coding sequence ATGCCCGGCCCCACTGCCGATCTGTTCGCCGACGACGCCCTGCAACAACCCGCCGGGCGCGAGCAAATCGGCGAACAGTCCTACGTGCTACGGGCTTACGCCCTGCCCTGGGTTGAGCGGCTTCTACCTGAGCTACGCCGCGTGCTGGCTCAATCCCCGTTTCGGCAAATGGTCACTCCGGGCGGCTTTACCATGTCGGCTGCGTTGAGTAGCTGTGGAGAACTGGGCTGGACCACCGATACCAGAGGCTACCGCTACAGCCCGCTGGACCCGCGCAGCCAGCAACCCTGGCCGGCCCTGCCCGACGCATTGCGCGAACTGGCGGTGCTGGCGGCAGCCGACGCCGGCTTCAACGATTTCGCCCCGGATGCCTGCTTGATCAACCGCTATGTCCCCGGCGCGAAAATGTCCCTGCACCAGGACAAGAACGAACGAGACTACAGCGCGCCAGTCGTGTCGGTGTCCCTCGGGCTGCCGGCAGTTTTTCTGTTTGGCGGCCATGCGCGTAGTGACAAGCCGCAAAAGATTTCGTTGTTTCATGGCGATGTGGTGGTGTGGGGCGGGGTTGATCGCCTGCGTTTTCATGGCGTAATGCCCATCAAGGAGGGCGTGCACCCCCGCATGGGACGGCAACGCATCAACCTCACCTTGCGCACCGCCGGCTGA
- a CDS encoding DNA-binding protein: MARGGINKAVVQAARLAILARGENPSIDAVRIEMGNTGSKTTIHRYLKELDDSETRLTIAQAPIDDELAELVARLSQRLKEKAQEPIDLALSQFEQQKTALLAQLKSLEETHGQLQQQFDIQGAALAEESAALQTARTSLQIEQTRNAGLSQACSDYELRINDKDEQIRSLEDKHLHAREALEHYRNAIKEQREQEQRRHEGQLQQIQAELRQAQQSAMVRQDEITQLHRDNERLLIEHRVTTKELATLQEQVRKDQAQQLKLSEQVSKIDGERTLLQERLRVATMQSESRQHALSELQQANKGLELDLIKAQASIEALRLAAVVATAPEATPET, from the coding sequence ATGGCACGCGGCGGAATAAACAAAGCAGTGGTTCAAGCGGCACGCCTGGCGATCCTCGCTCGCGGCGAAAACCCCAGCATTGATGCTGTACGCATCGAGATGGGCAATACCGGCTCGAAAACAACGATCCACCGCTACTTGAAAGAGCTGGACGACAGCGAAACCCGCCTGACCATCGCTCAAGCCCCGATTGACGATGAGCTGGCTGAGTTGGTCGCGCGTCTGTCCCAGCGCCTGAAAGAGAAGGCCCAAGAGCCGATTGACCTAGCTCTGTCGCAGTTCGAACAACAAAAAACCGCCCTGCTCGCCCAGCTGAAATCGCTTGAAGAGACCCACGGCCAGCTGCAGCAACAATTCGATATCCAGGGTGCGGCGCTTGCGGAAGAAAGTGCCGCTCTGCAAACCGCCAGAACCAGCCTGCAGATCGAACAAACCCGTAACGCCGGGCTAAGCCAGGCGTGCAGCGATTACGAATTGCGCATTAATGACAAGGACGAACAGATCCGTTCGCTGGAAGACAAGCACCTGCACGCCCGCGAAGCGCTTGAACACTATCGCAACGCAATCAAGGAACAGCGCGAGCAGGAGCAGCGGCGCCACGAAGGCCAGTTGCAGCAGATACAGGCAGAACTGCGCCAAGCCCAGCAAAGCGCAATGGTGCGCCAGGATGAGATCACCCAGTTGCATCGCGACAACGAGCGACTGCTGATCGAGCACCGGGTAACCACCAAGGAGTTGGCGACGCTGCAAGAGCAAGTGCGCAAGGACCAGGCCCAGCAACTTAAGCTGAGCGAACAGGTAAGCAAGATCGACGGCGAACGCACCCTGCTGCAGGAGCGCCTGCGGGTTGCAACCATGCAAAGCGAGTCACGCCAGCACGCGCTGAGTGAGCTTCAGCAGGCCAACAAAGGGCTGGAGCTGGACCTTATCAAGGCCCAGGCCAGTATCGAGGCATTGCGCCTGGCGGCCGTCGTTGCAACGGCGCCAGAGGCAACACCTGAAACCTGA
- the galU gene encoding UTP--glucose-1-phosphate uridylyltransferase GalU: protein MIKKCLFPAAGYGTRFLPATKAMPKEMLPVVNKPLIQYGVEEALDAGLNEISIVTGRGKRALEDHFDISYELENQIKGTDKEKYLVGIRKLLDECSFSYTRQTQMKGLGHAILTGRPLIGDEPFAVVLADDLCVNLEGDGVLTQMVKLYQKYRCTIVAVMEVNPTETNKYGVIAGDDIGDGLIRVRDMVEKPAPEDAPSNLAIIGRYILTPDIFKLIEETEPGKGGEIQITDALLKQAKDGCVIAYKFKGQRFDCGGAEGYIEATNFCYEHFYKTGKAY from the coding sequence ATGATCAAGAAATGCTTGTTCCCAGCAGCCGGTTACGGCACTCGCTTCTTGCCAGCGACCAAGGCCATGCCCAAAGAAATGCTGCCGGTGGTGAACAAGCCACTGATTCAGTACGGCGTGGAAGAAGCTCTGGATGCCGGTCTGAACGAAATTTCCATCGTCACCGGCCGTGGTAAGCGCGCGCTGGAAGACCACTTCGACATCAGCTACGAGCTGGAAAACCAGATCAAGGGCACCGACAAGGAAAAATACCTGGTCGGCATCCGTAAGCTGCTCGACGAGTGCTCGTTCTCCTACACCCGTCAGACCCAGATGAAAGGCCTTGGCCATGCGATTCTTACCGGCCGACCGCTGATCGGTGACGAACCGTTCGCTGTGGTCTTGGCGGATGACCTGTGCGTTAACCTGGAAGGTGATGGCGTACTGACCCAGATGGTCAAGCTGTATCAGAAATACCGCTGCACCATCGTTGCGGTCATGGAAGTGAACCCGACCGAAACCAACAAATACGGCGTTATCGCCGGTGACGACATTGGTGATGGCCTGATCCGCGTGCGTGACATGGTTGAAAAACCTGCGCCCGAAGATGCTCCGTCAAACCTGGCGATCATTGGTCGTTACATCCTGACTCCGGACATTTTCAAGCTGATCGAAGAAACCGAGCCAGGCAAAGGCGGCGAGATCCAGATCACCGACGCCCTGTTGAAGCAAGCCAAAGACGGCTGCGTGATTGCCTACAAGTTCAAGGGCCAGCGTTTCGACTGCGGCGGCGCTGAAGGCTACATCGAAGCCACCAACTTCTGCTACGAGCACTTCTACAAGACTGGCAAGGCTTATTGA
- the ahpC gene encoding alkyl hydroperoxide reductase subunit C, whose protein sequence is MPIINSQVKPFKATAFKNGSFVDVTDADLKGKWSVVFFYPADFTFVCPTELEDLADNYAEFQKLGVEIYSVSTDTHFAHAAWHNTSPAIGKIQYTMIGDPTLTISRNFDVLIEEAGLADRGTFVINPEGQIKIVELNDGGVGRDASELLRKIKAAQYVAAHPGEVCPAKWKEGEATLAPSLDLVGKI, encoded by the coding sequence ATGCCTATCATCAACAGCCAAGTAAAACCGTTCAAAGCCACCGCATTCAAAAACGGCAGCTTCGTAGATGTGACCGACGCTGACCTGAAAGGCAAATGGTCCGTAGTGTTCTTCTACCCGGCCGACTTCACCTTCGTTTGCCCAACCGAGCTGGAAGACCTGGCTGACAACTACGCCGAATTCCAGAAACTGGGCGTCGAGATCTACAGCGTGTCCACCGACACCCACTTTGCCCACGCTGCCTGGCATAACACTTCGCCAGCCATCGGCAAGATCCAGTACACCATGATCGGCGACCCAACCCTGACCATCTCCCGCAACTTCGACGTACTGATCGAAGAAGCTGGCCTGGCAGACCGCGGCACGTTCGTGATCAACCCAGAAGGTCAGATCAAGATCGTTGAATTGAACGACGGTGGTGTCGGTCGTGACGCTTCTGAGCTGCTGCGCAAAATCAAAGCCGCCCAGTACGTTGCTGCCCACCCAGGCGAAGTCTGCCCAGCCAAGTGGAAAGAAGGCGAGGCCACTCTGGCTCCGTCCCTGGACCTGGTCGGCAAGATCTAA
- the gorA gene encoding glutathione-disulfide reductase, protein MAYDFDLYVIGAGSGGVRAARFAAGFGAKVAVAESRYLGGTCVNVGCVPKKLLVYGAHFAEDFEQASGFGWSLGEANFDWATLIANKDREINRLNGIYRNLLVNSGVTLHEGHARLVDAHQVEVNGERFTAKHILIATGGWPQIPEIPGREHAIGSNEAFFLKTLPKRVLVVGGGYIAVEFAGIFHGLGAQTSLLYRGDLFLRGFDGSVRTHLKEELTKRGLDLQFNADIERIDKQTDGSLKATLKDGRVLEADCVFYATGRRPMLDNLGLENTGVKLDKRGFVEVDDLYQTAESSILAIGDVIGRVQLTPVALAEGMAVARRLFKPEQYRPVDYTMIPTAVFSLPNIGTVGLTEEEAKEKGHKVQIFESRFRPMKLTLTDCQEKTLMKLVVDADTDKVLGCHMVGPDAGEIVQGLAIALKAGATKQHFDDTIGVHPTAAEEFVTMRTPVAH, encoded by the coding sequence ATGGCCTACGATTTTGACTTGTATGTAATTGGCGCCGGTTCCGGCGGTGTTCGCGCGGCGCGCTTTGCCGCCGGCTTTGGTGCCAAGGTGGCTGTGGCCGAAAGCCGCTACCTGGGCGGTACTTGCGTCAACGTCGGCTGCGTGCCGAAAAAGCTGTTGGTGTACGGCGCGCATTTTGCCGAAGATTTCGAGCAAGCCAGCGGCTTCGGTTGGTCGCTGGGCGAGGCGAATTTTGACTGGGCTACGCTGATTGCCAACAAGGATCGCGAAATCAATCGCCTGAATGGGATCTACCGCAACCTGCTGGTTAACAGTGGCGTGACGCTGCATGAAGGGCATGCACGGCTTGTTGATGCGCATCAAGTTGAGGTCAATGGCGAACGCTTTACCGCCAAGCATATTCTGATCGCCACCGGCGGCTGGCCGCAGATTCCGGAGATTCCAGGGCGTGAACATGCCATCGGCTCCAATGAGGCATTTTTCCTCAAAACGCTGCCTAAGCGCGTGTTGGTAGTTGGTGGTGGTTACATCGCTGTCGAGTTTGCCGGTATTTTCCACGGGTTGGGCGCCCAGACTTCATTGCTGTATCGCGGCGACCTGTTCCTGCGTGGCTTCGACGGTTCGGTGCGCACCCATCTAAAAGAAGAGCTGACCAAGCGTGGCCTGGACCTGCAATTCAATGCCGACATCGAGCGCATCGACAAGCAAACGGATGGCAGCCTCAAGGCCACGCTCAAAGACGGTCGCGTGCTGGAGGCCGATTGCGTGTTCTATGCCACTGGCCGTCGCCCGATGCTGGACAACCTTGGGCTGGAGAACACGGGCGTGAAACTCGACAAGCGTGGCTTCGTCGAAGTGGACGACCTGTACCAGACCGCCGAGTCGTCCATCCTGGCTATCGGTGATGTGATCGGTCGCGTGCAGTTAACGCCGGTTGCCCTGGCTGAAGGCATGGCTGTGGCGCGTCGTTTGTTCAAGCCAGAGCAGTATCGCCCGGTGGATTACACGATGATCCCCACGGCGGTGTTCAGCCTGCCCAATATTGGTACGGTGGGCCTGACTGAAGAAGAGGCGAAAGAGAAGGGCCACAAGGTGCAGATCTTCGAGAGCCGTTTCCGGCCGATGAAACTGACCCTCACGGACTGCCAGGAAAAGACCTTGATGAAACTGGTGGTCGATGCCGACACCGACAAAGTGCTGGGCTGCCATATGGTCGGCCCGGATGCCGGTGAGATCGTCCAGGGCCTGGCGATCGCGCTCAAGGCGGGCGCGACCAAGCAGCATTTCGATGACACCATCGGCGTGCACCCCACGGCGGCGGAAGAGTTTGTCACCATGCGCACACCTGTGGCGCACTGA
- a CDS encoding site-specific integrase, whose protein sequence is MSDLDRYLNAATRDNTRRSYRAAIEHFEVSWGGFLPATSDSVARYLVAHAGVLAVNTLKLRLSALAQWHTSQGFADPTKTPVVRKVLKGIRAVHPAQEKQAEPLQLKHLEQVVASLDGEAREAGEAQDQPRLLRAKRDNALILLGFWRGFRSDELCRLSIEHVQATPGAGISLYLPRSKSDRDNLGKTYHTPALLRLCPVQAYTEWLSASGLVRGPVFRGIDRWGNLGEEGLHPNSLIPLLRQALERAGIAAEQYTSHSLRRGFATWAHRSGWDLKSLMSYVGWSDMKSAMRYVESTPFLGMTLATQPLL, encoded by the coding sequence ATGAGCGATCTGGATCGTTACCTCAATGCCGCCACCCGCGATAACACCCGGCGTAGCTATCGCGCTGCCATCGAGCACTTCGAGGTGAGTTGGGGTGGTTTCCTGCCGGCCACCAGTGACAGTGTGGCGCGCTACCTGGTGGCCCATGCAGGCGTGTTGGCGGTCAACACCTTGAAGCTGCGGCTTTCGGCGTTGGCGCAATGGCACACCAGCCAGGGTTTTGCCGACCCGACAAAAACACCGGTGGTGCGCAAGGTGCTCAAAGGGATTCGGGCCGTGCACCCAGCTCAGGAGAAACAAGCCGAGCCGTTGCAGCTCAAGCATCTGGAGCAGGTGGTGGCGTCCCTTGATGGCGAAGCGCGCGAAGCGGGCGAGGCTCAGGATCAACCTCGGCTGCTGCGCGCCAAGCGTGATAACGCGTTAATTCTGCTGGGCTTTTGGCGCGGCTTTCGCAGCGATGAGTTGTGCCGACTGAGTATCGAACACGTTCAGGCCACGCCCGGCGCCGGTATCAGCCTGTACCTGCCGCGCAGCAAAAGCGACCGCGACAACCTCGGCAAGACGTATCACACCCCGGCGCTGCTGCGCTTGTGCCCGGTGCAAGCCTATACCGAGTGGCTCAGCGCGTCGGGGTTGGTGCGTGGCCCGGTGTTTCGGGGCATTGATCGCTGGGGCAACCTGGGGGAGGAGGGCCTGCACCCCAATAGCCTTATCCCGTTATTGCGCCAGGCGCTTGAGCGTGCGGGCATCGCCGCCGAGCAATACACCAGCCATTCCTTGCGCCGGGGCTTCGCCACATGGGCGCATCGCAGCGGCTGGGATTTGAAGTCGTTGATGAGTTACGTCGGCTGGAGCGACATGAAATCCGCCATGCGCTATGTTGAATCCACACCTTTTCTCGGTATGACGTTGGCGACCCAGCCGCTGCTTTGA
- the ahpF gene encoding alkyl hydroperoxide reductase subunit F yields MLDANLKAQLKSYLERVTQPIEIVASLDDGAKSQEMLALLQDVVSLTTLITLKTDGNDARKPSFSINRPGADISLRFAGIPMGHEFTSLVLALLQVGGHPSKASVEVIEQIRALKGEFSFETYFSLSCQNCPDVVQALNLMAVLNPNIRHVAIDGALFQAEVDERQIMAVPSVYLNGVNFGQGRMGLEEILAKLDTSGIEKAAEKISAKDAFDVLVVGGGPAGSSAAIYAARKGIRTGVAAERFGGQVLDTMSIENFISVQETEGPKLASALEAHVRQYDVDIMNLQRASALIPAKNAGDLHEIRFESGATLKSKTVILATGARWREMGVPGEQQYKAKGVCFCPHCDGPLFKGKRVAVIGGGNSGVEAAIDLAGIVSHVTLLEFDNKLRADAVLQRKLHSLPNVDVITSALTSEVKGDGQKVTGLAYKDRDSGEFKTIDLEGIFVQIGLLPNTDWLKGTVELTPRGEIIVDARGETSLPGVFAAGDVTTVPYKQIVIAVGEGAKASLSAFDHLIRTSAPA; encoded by the coding sequence ATGTTGGACGCCAATCTTAAAGCTCAGTTGAAGTCATACCTGGAACGGGTCACCCAGCCGATCGAGATCGTCGCCTCCCTTGATGACGGCGCGAAATCCCAGGAAATGCTCGCTCTTTTACAGGACGTCGTCAGCCTCACCACGCTGATTACCCTGAAAACCGATGGCAATGATGCGCGCAAGCCCTCGTTCTCCATCAACCGCCCGGGTGCCGATATCAGCCTGCGTTTCGCCGGCATCCCCATGGGCCATGAATTCACTTCGCTGGTGCTGGCCCTGCTGCAAGTCGGTGGCCACCCGTCGAAGGCCAGTGTCGAAGTGATCGAACAGATCCGCGCCCTCAAAGGCGAGTTCAGCTTCGAGACTTATTTCTCGCTCTCCTGCCAGAACTGCCCGGACGTGGTCCAGGCGCTGAACCTGATGGCGGTGCTCAACCCGAACATCCGCCACGTTGCCATCGACGGCGCGCTGTTCCAGGCTGAAGTCGATGAACGCCAGATCATGGCGGTGCCCAGCGTGTACCTCAACGGTGTGAACTTTGGCCAGGGCCGCATGGGCCTGGAAGAGATCCTCGCCAAGCTCGATACCAGCGGCATTGAGAAGGCTGCCGAGAAAATCAGTGCCAAAGATGCCTTTGACGTCCTCGTTGTCGGCGGTGGGCCTGCCGGTTCTTCGGCAGCCATTTATGCGGCGCGTAAAGGTATTCGCACCGGTGTTGCCGCCGAGCGTTTTGGCGGCCAGGTGCTGGACACCATGTCCATCGAGAACTTTATCTCGGTACAGGAAACCGAAGGGCCGAAGCTGGCCAGCGCGTTGGAAGCCCATGTGCGTCAATACGACGTGGACATCATGAACCTGCAGCGCGCCAGTGCCTTGATCCCGGCGAAAAACGCGGGTGACCTGCATGAAATTCGTTTCGAAAGCGGCGCGACCCTCAAGTCCAAGACGGTGATCCTGGCCACCGGCGCCCGCTGGCGTGAAATGGGGGTGCCGGGTGAGCAGCAATACAAGGCCAAAGGCGTTTGCTTCTGCCCGCACTGCGACGGGCCGTTGTTCAAAGGCAAGCGCGTGGCGGTGATTGGCGGCGGTAACTCCGGCGTTGAAGCGGCCATCGACCTGGCCGGCATCGTGAGTCACGTGACCCTGCTCGAGTTCGACAACAAGCTGCGCGCCGACGCGGTGTTGCAACGCAAGCTGCACAGCCTGCCGAACGTTGATGTGATCACCAGCGCGCTGACCAGCGAAGTCAAAGGCGATGGCCAGAAAGTTACCGGCCTGGCGTATAAGGATCGCGACAGTGGCGAGTTCAAGACCATCGACCTGGAAGGTATCTTCGTGCAGATCGGTTTGCTGCCCAACACCGATTGGCTCAAGGGCACGGTTGAGCTGACCCCGCGCGGCGAGATCATTGTGGATGCCCGTGGCGAAACGTCACTGCCTGGCGTGTTTGCCG
- a CDS encoding DUF1883 domain-containing protein produces the protein MKFIHQREHLNEGDIVVIECSQTCNIRLMSDANFRSFKNGGRHTYHGGAFDKFPAKITAPSTGFWNITLDVVTRRAISVTRKPALSHKIRIVRRTSTKLS, from the coding sequence ATGAAATTCATCCACCAGCGCGAGCACCTCAACGAGGGAGATATCGTCGTCATCGAATGCTCGCAAACCTGCAATATCCGCCTGATGAGCGATGCGAACTTTCGCAGCTTCAAGAATGGCGGTCGCCACACTTACCACGGCGGTGCGTTCGACAAGTTTCCCGCCAAGATCACCGCGCCCAGCACCGGGTTCTGGAATATCACTCTGGACGTGGTCACGCGTCGGGCGATCAGCGTCACCCGCAAGCCTGCGTTGTCCCACAAGATTCGTATCGTTCGTCGTACCAGCACCAAGCTGAGCTGA